The following proteins come from a genomic window of Gordonia westfalica:
- a CDS encoding lytic transglycosylase domain-containing protein encodes MSPLNLMRRRRGPQRPLHFPRRAATIVVGGALVGTMVLGTASSSAHGVLAASTPEPEAPVVVADVVPGSPVTLLGFAPPPEKPAAVLPAPQFRLANDLPSGPLGIPGVVLQAYKLAANRVGAESPQCKLPWFLLAGIGRIESNHASNGSVDQYGTTINPIAGPVLDGSLAGNAVIKDTDGGRIDGDSAHDRAMGPMQFIPSTWASWGSDANGDGKSDPNNIFDATYSAGRYLCAGVSDIMAEGTRVAAVLRYNRSMEYVANVLGWAGAYATGVMPTNPIPEMKRKASSSSSKSKSSSSSSSTPPSGPSSSSPSVRKPAPPPQNCFIVCLPTITLPGQAPPPKKQAPVTEKAPPGPATTPVPIR; translated from the coding sequence ATGAGTCCGCTGAACCTGATGCGGCGCCGTCGCGGGCCGCAGCGTCCCCTGCACTTCCCGCGCCGGGCCGCGACGATCGTCGTCGGTGGCGCACTCGTCGGCACCATGGTGCTGGGCACCGCCTCCTCGAGCGCGCACGGCGTGCTCGCCGCATCGACCCCCGAGCCGGAGGCCCCGGTCGTCGTCGCCGACGTCGTGCCGGGTTCGCCCGTCACGCTCCTCGGCTTCGCACCCCCGCCGGAGAAGCCGGCCGCCGTACTGCCCGCGCCGCAGTTCCGGCTCGCGAACGACCTCCCCTCCGGCCCACTCGGCATCCCCGGCGTGGTCCTGCAGGCCTACAAGCTCGCGGCCAACCGGGTCGGCGCCGAGAGCCCCCAGTGCAAGTTGCCGTGGTTCCTGCTCGCCGGCATCGGCCGCATCGAGTCCAATCACGCGAGCAACGGCTCGGTCGACCAGTACGGCACCACGATCAACCCGATCGCGGGGCCCGTGCTCGACGGCTCGCTGGCCGGCAACGCGGTGATCAAGGACACCGACGGTGGCCGCATCGACGGCGATTCCGCACACGACCGGGCCATGGGACCGATGCAGTTCATCCCCAGCACCTGGGCGTCCTGGGGCTCCGACGCCAACGGTGACGGCAAGTCCGACCCCAACAACATTTTCGACGCCACCTATTCGGCCGGCCGCTACCTGTGCGCCGGGGTCAGCGACATCATGGCCGAGGGCACCCGCGTCGCGGCGGTGCTCCGGTACAACCGCTCGATGGAGTACGTGGCGAACGTCCTCGGCTGGGCGGGCGCCTACGCCACCGGCGTGATGCCGACCAACCCGATCCCGGAAATGAAGCGCAAGGCGTCGAGTTCGTCGAGCAAGAGCAAGTCGAGTTCCTCCTCCTCGTCCACACCGCCGTCGGGTCCGTCGTCCTCGTCGCCATCGGTCCGCAAGCCCGCACCGCCGCCGCAGAACTGCTTCATCGTCTGCCTGCCGACGATCACCCTGCCCGGCCAGGCGCCGCCGCCCAAGAAGCAGGCTCCGGTCACCGAGAAAGCCCCGCCGGGACCGGCGACGACACCGGTGCCCATCCGCTGA
- the sigE gene encoding RNA polymerase sigma factor SigE: MTDSHDSIDEVPAVPAGTAGFDATGDELLMPSWDELVREHADRVYRLAYRLSGNQHDAEDLTQETFIRVFRSLSNYRPGTFEGWLHRITTNLFLDMVRRRSKIRMEALPEEYDRVPADTPDPQQIFDATNLDPDLQRALDSLAPDFRAAVVLCDIEGLSYEEIAATLGVKLGTVRSRIHRGRQSIRDALAAQGHTSSRSVAIGAHS; this comes from the coding sequence ATGACCGATTCCCACGATTCCATCGACGAAGTGCCTGCCGTCCCGGCGGGCACCGCCGGTTTCGACGCCACCGGCGACGAACTGCTGATGCCGTCCTGGGACGAACTGGTGCGCGAGCACGCCGACCGCGTCTACCGCCTGGCCTATCGCCTCTCGGGAAATCAGCACGACGCGGAGGATCTCACCCAGGAGACCTTCATCCGCGTGTTCCGGTCGCTGTCGAACTACCGCCCCGGCACGTTCGAGGGCTGGCTGCACCGCATCACCACCAACCTGTTCCTCGACATGGTCCGCCGCCGCAGCAAGATCCGCATGGAGGCGCTGCCCGAGGAGTACGACCGCGTGCCGGCCGACACCCCCGACCCCCAGCAGATCTTCGACGCCACCAACCTCGATCCCGATCTGCAGCGCGCCCTCGACTCGCTGGCGCCCGACTTCCGCGCCGCCGTCGTCCTCTGTGACATCGAAGGTCTGTCCTACGAGGAGATCGCCGCGACGCTCGGCGTCAAGCTCGGCACCGTTCGCAGCCGCATCCACCGCGGCCGGCAGAGCATCCGCGACGCGCTGGCCGCCCAGGGGCACACCAGCAGCCGCTCCGTCGCCATCGGCGCGCACAGCTGA
- the rfbD gene encoding dTDP-4-dehydrorhamnose reductase, which translates to MVPMRVTPSTPTVFIIGAGGQLGTALQERSAQAPDSVVWRPLTSAEIDIADETSVATALGDLGPGDVVVNCAAYTDVDGAESDPEGARRVNVTGPAVLAAHTAAAGAWLIHVSTDYVFPGGAPDADRPDGYEPGDVSGEPATVYGATKLDGERAALEADPRATVVRTAWVYTGGPESRDFVGTMRRLEQARDTVSVVDDQLGSPTYCIDLADGLWELVAAGPRPEVTGAVLHATNAGRATWFDVAAAVFEEVGAERSRVLPTTTAEFPRPAPRPAYSVLSGRSWAAAGLTPLRDWRAALHASMAASEGSLP; encoded by the coding sequence ATGGTGCCCATGCGTGTCACGCCCAGCACCCCCACCGTGTTCATCATCGGCGCCGGCGGCCAGCTCGGCACCGCACTCCAGGAGCGGTCGGCGCAGGCGCCCGACTCCGTGGTGTGGCGCCCACTGACCTCGGCCGAAATCGACATCGCCGACGAGACCTCGGTGGCGACCGCACTCGGCGATCTCGGTCCCGGGGACGTCGTCGTCAACTGTGCCGCCTACACCGACGTCGACGGTGCCGAGTCGGATCCCGAGGGTGCGCGCCGGGTGAACGTCACCGGCCCGGCCGTACTCGCCGCGCACACCGCCGCCGCGGGGGCGTGGCTGATCCACGTCTCCACCGACTACGTGTTCCCGGGTGGGGCCCCCGACGCCGACCGCCCCGACGGATATGAACCCGGAGACGTGAGCGGCGAACCCGCCACGGTCTACGGCGCCACCAAACTCGACGGTGAACGCGCCGCGCTAGAAGCGGACCCGCGCGCCACCGTCGTCCGCACCGCCTGGGTCTACACCGGCGGACCCGAGAGCCGCGACTTCGTGGGGACGATGCGCCGCCTGGAGCAGGCGCGCGACACCGTGTCGGTCGTCGACGACCAGCTCGGTTCACCCACGTACTGCATCGACCTCGCCGACGGCCTGTGGGAGCTGGTGGCCGCCGGGCCGCGTCCCGAGGTCACCGGCGCCGTCCTGCACGCCACCAACGCGGGCCGCGCAACCTGGTTCGACGTCGCGGCGGCCGTCTTCGAAGAGGTCGGCGCCGAGCGCTCGCGGGTGCTGCCCACCACCACGGCCGAATTCCCGCGTCCGGCACCTCGCCCCGCGTACTCGGTACTCTCCGGACGGTCCTGGGCCGCGGCCGGACTGACGCCGCTGCGGGACTGGCGCGCCGCGCTACACGCGTCGATGGCCGCGTCCGAGGGTTCGTTACCCTGA
- a CDS encoding general stress protein, with translation MTNPMRPSRETPGLPTPPKGWPIGSYSTYAEAQRAVDYLSDENFTVQDVTIVGVDLMQVERVIGRLTWGKVIGGGLVSGAWLGFFFGCLVALVFSGSPLGPILVGLVGGMVFGVISATIPYAATRGQRDFASTMQLVAGRYDVLCDPKSAEKARDMLARLTM, from the coding sequence ATGACGAATCCCATGCGCCCGAGCCGGGAGACCCCGGGCTTGCCGACGCCGCCCAAGGGCTGGCCGATCGGCTCGTACAGCACCTACGCCGAGGCGCAGCGTGCAGTGGACTATCTGTCCGACGAGAACTTCACGGTTCAGGACGTCACGATCGTGGGCGTCGACCTCATGCAGGTCGAGCGCGTCATCGGACGCCTCACGTGGGGCAAGGTCATCGGCGGCGGTCTCGTGTCGGGCGCCTGGCTCGGCTTCTTCTTCGGCTGTCTGGTCGCACTCGTCTTCTCCGGTTCCCCGCTCGGGCCGATCCTCGTAGGTCTCGTGGGCGGCATGGTCTTCGGTGTGATCTCCGCGACGATCCCGTACGCCGCGACCCGCGGTCAGCGCGACTTCGCGTCGACGATGCAGTTGGTCGCCGGCCGCTACGACGTCCTCTGCGATCCCAAAAGCGCAGAGAAAGCGCGTGACATGCTCGCCCGCCTGACGATGTGA
- a CDS encoding LCP family protein, translating into MPRRRPPEARDPRRRVPPQDPASPRRPRRGDEPLGRRSSGEIHTRSAPTDRGRPAPQEPPRKRRPRPEEGKTPARKSTPPKAATEKPRSDKGPVGNAVPKKVAAKKAAAQNAAAQKATAKNAATRKAGPQKPGPRKRASAAVAAAAEMTEKLSATEVSTASAAPPTAPPGTDTPARARWASGAGWGRSLIAIASVAVLLCTGYAWNTMSDLETRITQLGGLGLGGAKDGAVDILLVGTDSRTDAKGNPLSPEEIKLLRSGEEVATNTDTILLVRIPEDGSSATAISIPRDSYVDVPGIGMSKINAAYGTTREGVRARAVEAGKSPETAEKEGTLAGRKALVDTVANLTGVQVDHYAEVGLLGFVLLTNAVGGIDVCLNAPVREPLSGARFRKGVQTLDGPKALSFVRQRHGLPRGDLDRITRQQAFMASLTQKVLSAGTLTDPGKLSEMQDAVARSIVIDDGWNIISFAEQFKDLSGGRVKFATIPIVTEQGWSEDGQQSVVEVDPQAVQTYTSDLLTAKQAAGDTQRGDFTVDVVNAGTVDGLGSNVANILTNKGYQSGETSSGKADTKDSVVYAKKNDDAARLLAKDLGGVKIVEDPKLADDHLKVVLTNTYAGPGGLGDTGDQSDNTPASERVGNKRPPITAGNKGPMCVN; encoded by the coding sequence ATGCCCCGACGCCGGCCCCCGGAGGCGCGCGACCCGCGCAGGCGTGTGCCGCCGCAGGATCCCGCTTCTCCCCGCCGCCCGCGACGCGGTGACGAACCTCTCGGCCGACGCTCGTCCGGTGAGATCCACACGCGGTCGGCACCCACCGATCGTGGGCGCCCCGCACCTCAGGAACCGCCCCGCAAGCGCCGGCCGCGGCCCGAGGAAGGCAAGACCCCCGCCAGGAAGTCGACTCCGCCGAAGGCCGCGACGGAGAAGCCGAGGTCGGACAAGGGGCCGGTCGGCAACGCCGTACCGAAGAAGGTCGCCGCCAAGAAGGCGGCCGCGCAGAACGCGGCCGCGCAGAAGGCCACGGCAAAGAACGCTGCAACCAGGAAAGCAGGGCCGCAGAAGCCCGGGCCCAGGAAGCGCGCCTCTGCGGCCGTCGCCGCCGCAGCCGAGATGACCGAGAAGCTCTCGGCCACCGAGGTCTCCACCGCATCCGCCGCCCCGCCGACCGCACCGCCCGGCACCGACACGCCCGCGCGGGCGAGATGGGCGTCGGGTGCCGGATGGGGTCGTTCGCTGATCGCGATCGCCTCGGTCGCCGTGCTGCTGTGCACCGGATACGCCTGGAACACCATGTCCGACCTCGAGACCCGCATCACGCAACTCGGCGGACTCGGTCTCGGCGGCGCGAAGGACGGCGCCGTCGACATCCTGCTGGTGGGCACCGACTCCCGCACCGACGCGAAGGGCAATCCGCTCTCGCCGGAGGAGATCAAGCTCCTGCGGTCGGGCGAGGAGGTCGCCACCAACACCGACACCATCCTGCTGGTGCGCATCCCCGAGGACGGTTCGTCGGCCACCGCGATCTCGATCCCGCGCGACTCGTACGTCGACGTGCCGGGCATCGGGATGAGCAAGATCAACGCCGCCTACGGCACCACACGCGAGGGCGTGCGCGCCCGCGCCGTGGAGGCCGGGAAGTCTCCCGAGACCGCCGAGAAGGAAGGCACGCTGGCCGGCCGAAAAGCGTTGGTGGACACCGTCGCCAACCTCACCGGAGTCCAGGTCGACCACTATGCGGAGGTCGGTCTGCTCGGCTTCGTCCTGCTGACCAATGCGGTCGGCGGAATCGACGTCTGCCTCAATGCGCCGGTCCGGGAACCGCTCAGCGGTGCACGCTTCCGCAAGGGCGTCCAGACCCTCGACGGGCCCAAGGCGTTGAGCTTCGTGCGCCAGCGCCACGGACTCCCCCGCGGCGACCTCGACCGCATCACCCGCCAGCAGGCCTTCATGGCCTCGCTGACCCAGAAGGTGCTGTCCGCGGGCACTCTCACCGATCCGGGCAAGCTGTCCGAGATGCAGGATGCCGTGGCGCGGTCGATCGTCATCGACGACGGCTGGAACATCATCAGTTTCGCCGAGCAGTTCAAGGATCTCAGCGGCGGCCGCGTGAAGTTCGCGACCATCCCCATCGTCACCGAGCAGGGCTGGAGCGAAGACGGCCAGCAGAGTGTCGTCGAGGTGGATCCGCAAGCGGTACAGACGTACACGAGTGACCTGCTCACCGCGAAGCAGGCGGCCGGTGACACCCAGCGCGGCGACTTCACGGTCGACGTCGTCAACGCCGGCACCGTCGACGGCCTGGGCTCGAATGTGGCGAACATCCTGACCAACAAGGGTTATCAGTCCGGCGAGACGTCGAGCGGAAAGGCCGACACCAAGGACTCGGTGGTCTACGCCAAGAAGAATGACGACGCCGCACGGCTTCTCGCGAAGGATCTCGGCGGGGTCAAGATCGTCGAGGACCCGAAGCTCGCCGACGATCATCTGAAGGTGGTGCTCACCAACACCTATGCCGGACCGGGCGGGCTCGGCGACACCGGCGACCAGTCCGACAACACCCCGGCCAGTGAGCGTGTCGGCAACAAGCGGCCGCCGATCACCGCCGGGAACAAGGGGCCGATGTGCGTGAACTGA
- a CDS encoding extracellular solute-binding protein produces the protein MRSRVSSDRTTSRVRRKVLAAAVAAAAALPVLSACGSGYEAGVLNFYPPADGADTFAAIGDKCSADSDGAYKVVTTPLPKGADDQRLQLARRLAGNDSGLDLMGMDVVWTAEFADAGWMVPVPDAMAAEISARSLGGPLDTAVWKTDEDENERLYAIPFSTNTQLLWYRKDALRDKVDRRRPASTWDGMLEDALVSGRNGGPTYIMVQGRQYEGLMVWFNSVLVSAGGQVVDPENPDKVTLNDTPEHRAATVRALRTLKAVATAPGADPSLTNSDEGAARLGMESGKALYEVNWPFVFPGMRENAVAGAVPFLDLTQYANLYADSANPPSDRDVIPLNREMQKVFDFAPYPGFEGLPTKTTLGGINIAVASTSQQQDLAYRAAQCITSEASQKEFSLNAGPPPVIESIYDDPDFRLAYPMAEEIKRQLQPEHAAVRPKSPDYQAISTLLQAKLSPVGAWDPETLVDELAEAVQKAIDGEGLVP, from the coding sequence GTGCGGAGCAGGGTCAGCAGTGATCGAACCACAAGTCGCGTAAGGCGAAAGGTCCTCGCGGCGGCGGTCGCCGCGGCTGCGGCACTCCCCGTGCTGTCGGCGTGCGGCTCGGGATATGAAGCGGGCGTACTGAATTTCTACCCGCCCGCCGACGGTGCGGACACCTTCGCGGCGATCGGTGACAAGTGTTCGGCCGACTCCGACGGTGCCTACAAGGTCGTCACGACGCCGCTGCCCAAGGGTGCTGACGATCAGCGCCTGCAGCTGGCCCGTCGCCTCGCAGGCAACGACTCCGGACTCGACCTCATGGGCATGGACGTGGTGTGGACCGCGGAGTTCGCCGACGCGGGCTGGATGGTCCCGGTGCCCGACGCGATGGCCGCGGAGATCTCCGCGCGCTCCCTCGGCGGCCCGCTCGACACCGCGGTGTGGAAGACGGACGAGGACGAGAACGAACGCCTGTACGCGATTCCGTTCTCCACCAACACCCAGTTGCTCTGGTACCGCAAGGATGCCCTGCGGGACAAGGTCGACCGCCGTCGCCCCGCATCGACCTGGGACGGAATGCTCGAGGATGCGCTGGTCAGCGGCCGCAACGGCGGACCGACCTACATCATGGTGCAGGGCAGGCAATATGAGGGCCTGATGGTCTGGTTCAACTCGGTGCTCGTCAGCGCCGGCGGCCAGGTCGTCGACCCCGAGAACCCGGACAAGGTCACGCTCAACGACACCCCGGAGCATCGCGCGGCCACGGTCCGCGCCCTCCGGACGCTCAAGGCGGTCGCCACCGCCCCGGGCGCCGATCCGTCGCTGACCAACTCCGACGAGGGCGCCGCGCGTCTGGGCATGGAGAGCGGCAAGGCCCTCTATGAGGTCAACTGGCCCTTCGTGTTCCCCGGTATGCGTGAGAACGCGGTGGCGGGAGCCGTGCCGTTCCTGGACCTCACCCAGTACGCGAACCTGTATGCCGACAGCGCGAATCCGCCGTCCGACCGGGACGTGATCCCGCTCAACCGGGAGATGCAGAAGGTCTTCGACTTCGCCCCGTACCCGGGTTTCGAGGGGTTGCCCACCAAGACGACCCTCGGCGGTATCAACATCGCGGTCGCCAGCACGTCCCAGCAGCAGGACCTGGCCTACCGGGCGGCCCAGTGCATCACCAGTGAGGCCTCGCAGAAGGAATTCTCGCTCAACGCGGGTCCGCCCCCGGTCATCGAATCCATCTACGACGACCCCGATTTCCGCCTCGCCTACCCGATGGCGGAGGAGATCAAGCGCCAACTCCAGCCCGAGCATGCCGCGGTCCGCCCGAAATCGCCTGACTACCAGGCGATCTCGACACTGCTGCAGGCAAAGCTGAGCCCGGTCGGGGCGTGGGATC
- a CDS encoding Mrp/NBP35 family ATP-binding protein, protein MTTGVAPTESAVRAALGKVKDPEIGKPITDIGMVKSVTINDDASVDVGVYLTTSGCPMRTEIAQRVETAVADVAGVGAVRVELDVMDDEQRTELRKKLRGDKAEPVIPFAQPGSLTRVYAVASGKGGVGKSSVTVNLATALAERGLTVGVLDADIYGHSVPRMLGSDAKPTQVERMIMPPMNHGVRFISIGQFTDGNTPVTWRGPMLHRALQQFLADVYWGDLDVLLLDLPPGTGDVAISIAQLIPGAEILVVTTPQQAAAEVAERAGAIALQTRQKILGVVENMSWLELPDGTRMEPFGSGGGAKVAERLTRAVGAPVELLGQVPLETALREGGDAGVPVVLSAPDSPAGSALRAIAGKLAVRKRGLAGMSLGLDTVRHS, encoded by the coding sequence ATGACAACAGGAGTCGCGCCCACGGAATCGGCAGTTCGCGCCGCCCTGGGCAAGGTCAAGGACCCGGAGATCGGCAAACCCATCACCGACATCGGGATGGTCAAGTCGGTCACCATCAACGACGATGCGAGCGTCGACGTCGGGGTGTACCTGACGACGTCGGGATGCCCCATGCGCACCGAGATCGCCCAGCGCGTGGAGACCGCCGTCGCCGACGTCGCCGGTGTCGGCGCGGTGCGCGTCGAACTCGACGTCATGGACGACGAACAGCGCACCGAGTTGCGCAAGAAGCTGCGCGGGGACAAGGCCGAACCGGTCATCCCCTTCGCCCAGCCCGGGTCCCTGACCCGCGTCTACGCGGTCGCCTCCGGCAAGGGCGGCGTCGGAAAGTCCAGTGTCACGGTCAATCTCGCGACCGCCCTGGCCGAACGCGGACTCACCGTCGGCGTTCTCGACGCCGACATCTACGGCCACTCCGTACCGCGCATGCTCGGCAGCGACGCCAAGCCCACCCAGGTGGAGCGGATGATCATGCCGCCGATGAACCACGGCGTGCGGTTCATCTCCATCGGACAGTTCACCGACGGGAACACCCCGGTCACCTGGCGCGGACCGATGCTGCACCGCGCGCTGCAGCAGTTCCTCGCAGACGTCTACTGGGGCGATCTCGACGTCCTGCTCCTCGATCTGCCGCCGGGTACCGGTGACGTCGCGATCTCCATCGCACAGCTGATCCCGGGTGCGGAGATCCTCGTGGTCACCACCCCGCAGCAGGCGGCCGCCGAGGTCGCCGAGCGCGCCGGCGCGATCGCGCTGCAGACCCGGCAGAAGATCCTGGGCGTCGTCGAGAACATGTCGTGGCTCGAGCTCCCGGACGGCACCCGGATGGAGCCCTTCGGCTCGGGCGGTGGCGCGAAGGTGGCCGAACGCCTCACCCGTGCGGTGGGCGCGCCGGTCGAACTCCTGGGTCAGGTTCCGTTGGAGACCGCGCTGCGCGAGGGCGGCGACGCGGGTGTGCCCGTGGTGCTGTCGGCTCCCGACTCCCCCGCCGGCTCGGCACTGCGGGCGATCGCCGGCAAACTCGCCGTCCGCAAGCGCGGGCTGGCCGGGATGAGCCTCGGGCTCGACACCGTCCGCCACTCCTGA
- a CDS encoding glycosyltransferase family 2 protein has protein sequence MPAQLAVVTVTYSSGEHLTTFLRSLDAVTDEMPQVIIADNGSDDGAPERAEQDYESVTLVHTGGNLGYGRGMNRGVAEIEPDIEFVLIANPDVEWKPGSIDALLDAARRWPRAGSLGPLIREPDGSVYPSARRVPDLVSGTGHAILGTVWKSNPWTAAYRADDVAPSERAVGWLSGSCLLVRREAFDAIGGFDPRYFMYMEDVDLGDRLGKAGWQNVYVPSAEIVHTKGHSAGRNPEKMLPAHHESAYRFQADRNPGVLRAPLRLALRVGLAARSRLAVRAARRASSTQSASTSETS, from the coding sequence GTGCCCGCTCAGTTAGCCGTCGTGACGGTGACCTACTCCTCCGGTGAACACCTCACGACGTTCCTCCGCAGTCTCGATGCCGTGACCGACGAGATGCCGCAGGTCATCATCGCCGACAACGGCTCCGACGACGGCGCACCCGAACGGGCCGAGCAGGACTACGAGTCGGTGACTCTGGTCCACACCGGCGGGAACCTCGGCTACGGACGCGGGATGAACCGCGGGGTCGCCGAGATCGAACCCGACATCGAATTCGTACTGATCGCCAACCCCGACGTCGAGTGGAAGCCGGGCTCGATCGACGCACTGCTCGACGCCGCGCGACGCTGGCCGCGTGCCGGGTCGCTCGGACCGCTCATCCGCGAACCCGACGGCTCGGTCTACCCGTCGGCCCGACGCGTACCCGACCTCGTCTCCGGCACCGGGCACGCCATCCTCGGCACGGTCTGGAAGTCCAACCCGTGGACCGCGGCCTATCGCGCCGACGACGTGGCTCCGTCGGAACGCGCCGTCGGCTGGCTGTCCGGGTCGTGCCTCCTGGTCCGCCGGGAGGCCTTCGACGCGATCGGCGGCTTCGATCCGCGCTACTTCATGTACATGGAGGACGTCGACCTCGGCGACCGCCTCGGCAAGGCCGGCTGGCAGAACGTCTACGTCCCCTCCGCCGAGATCGTGCACACCAAGGGACACAGCGCCGGCCGGAATCCGGAGAAGATGCTGCCCGCACATCACGAGAGTGCCTATCGGTTCCAGGCGGACCGCAACCCCGGCGTCTTGCGTGCGCCACTCCGACTGGCGCTGCGAGTCGGCCTGGCCGCGCGATCCCGCCTCGCGGTGCGTGCCGCCCGCCGGGCCTCGTCGACGCAGAGCGCGTCGACGAGCGAAACCAGCTGA
- a CDS encoding S1C family serine protease yields the protein MNVADGTGPQGEDNSTPGGDAQFARREEPPHSQRLTPGRSRHSPVSPATAQVFGRPSGVRGSFATTPGGHDAPQPHVADPDPVLAEAFGRPPGSDETLQRDPLATYGQTEDEPRPDDPWRDPESPARLVDPALPTGSSAPATDPGPKLGVRDVLLGNRISWSALATLAIIALLIALVGGLMGRWTAEVAAPLTTDSVQLSTEGSGNGSEPRSSVAEVARAVEKSVVAIDVRASGAYSTGSGFVIDKAGYILTNNHVISMAANDKSAKLEVIFFDRQRVPARIVGRDPKTDLAVLKVENVKNPTVSVLGSSGDLQIGEEVVAFGSPLGLNRTVTSGIVSATNRAVALTPDAESDTDAVIDAIQTDASINPGNSGGPLVNAEGKVVGINTAGRLGAGGGSIGLGFAIPIDEAKPIAEALIRDGKVNHPQIGINASSVRNERVLGAQVRNVVSGGSAERAGVRENDVITSFNNRPIESADELNVAVRTAKIGEEVPFQYWRDGRTFNGTITPASD from the coding sequence GTGAACGTGGCCGACGGAACCGGACCGCAGGGCGAGGACAACTCGACTCCCGGTGGTGACGCGCAGTTCGCGCGCCGCGAAGAACCCCCACACTCACAACGTCTGACGCCCGGACGGTCGCGGCACTCGCCCGTCTCGCCCGCCACCGCGCAGGTCTTCGGTCGGCCCAGCGGCGTCCGCGGATCGTTCGCCACGACACCCGGCGGTCACGACGCACCGCAACCGCATGTCGCCGACCCGGACCCCGTGCTCGCCGAGGCCTTCGGCCGTCCGCCGGGTTCCGACGAGACCCTCCAGCGCGATCCGCTGGCCACCTATGGCCAGACCGAGGACGAGCCGCGGCCCGACGACCCCTGGCGCGATCCGGAGAGCCCCGCGCGGCTCGTCGACCCCGCACTGCCGACCGGGTCGTCGGCGCCGGCGACCGATCCCGGACCCAAGCTCGGGGTCCGGGACGTGCTGCTGGGCAATCGCATCAGTTGGAGCGCACTCGCGACGCTCGCGATCATCGCCCTGCTCATCGCCCTCGTCGGCGGTCTGATGGGGCGGTGGACCGCCGAGGTCGCGGCGCCGCTGACGACCGATTCGGTGCAGCTGTCCACCGAGGGCTCCGGAAACGGTTCGGAGCCGCGTTCGTCGGTCGCCGAGGTGGCGCGGGCCGTCGAGAAGTCCGTGGTGGCCATCGACGTGCGGGCGTCCGGGGCCTACTCGACCGGCTCCGGCTTCGTCATCGACAAGGCGGGGTACATCCTCACCAACAACCACGTGATCTCGATGGCCGCGAACGACAAGAGCGCGAAGCTCGAGGTCATCTTCTTCGACCGGCAGCGCGTTCCCGCACGCATCGTCGGGCGCGATCCCAAGACCGACCTCGCGGTCCTCAAGGTCGAGAACGTGAAGAACCCGACCGTGTCGGTCCTCGGCAGTTCCGGGGATCTGCAGATCGGCGAAGAGGTCGTCGCGTTCGGATCGCCACTCGGGCTCAACCGTACGGTGACCAGCGGCATCGTCAGCGCGACCAACCGTGCCGTGGCGCTCACGCCCGACGCGGAGTCCGACACCGACGCGGTCATCGACGCGATCCAGACCGACGCGTCGATCAACCCCGGCAACTCGGGCGGTCCGCTGGTGAACGCCGAGGGCAAGGTCGTCGGCATCAACACCGCCGGCCGACTCGGCGCCGGCGGCGGGTCCATCGGTCTCGGCTTCGCCATCCCGATCGACGAGGCCAAGCCCATCGCCGAGGCCCTCATCCGCGACGGCAAGGTGAACCACCCACAGATCGGCATCAACGCCAGCTCGGTCCGCAACGAGCGGGTCCTGGGTGCTCAGGTGCGCAACGTGGTGTCCGGTGGATCGGCCGAACGCGCGGGCGTCCGCGAGAACGACGTCATCACCTCGTTCAACAACCGGCCCATCGAGAGCGCCGACGAGTTGAATGTCGCGGTCCGGACGGCGAAGATCGGTGAAGAGGTCCCGTTCCAGTACTGGCGGGACGGGCGCACGTTCAACGGCACCATCACGCCGGCGAGCGACTGA
- a CDS encoding DUF1003 domain-containing protein: MSEQGGRKLDTPSTRRTISFNLDSDVVGMYSERVARFLGTGRYLLIQTVIVIVWIALNLVAVTIRWDPYPFILLNLAFSTQAAYAAPLILLAQNRQENRDRVALEEDRMRSAQTKADTEFLARELAAVRLAVGDTVTRDYLRKELDDLLDELVERLRVRGEDPSDDAAGDARSR, from the coding sequence ATGAGCGAACAGGGCGGACGCAAACTCGACACCCCCAGCACCCGGCGCACCATCTCGTTCAATCTCGATTCCGACGTGGTCGGGATGTACAGCGAACGTGTCGCCAGGTTCCTGGGCACCGGGCGGTACCTGCTGATCCAGACCGTCATCGTGATCGTGTGGATCGCGCTGAACCTGGTGGCGGTGACGATCAGGTGGGACCCCTATCCGTTCATCCTGCTCAACCTCGCGTTCTCCACGCAGGCGGCCTATGCCGCGCCGCTGATCCTGCTCGCCCAGAACCGCCAGGAGAACCGGGACCGCGTCGCGCTCGAGGAGGATCGGATGCGGTCGGCCCAGACCAAGGCCGACACCGAGTTCCTCGCCCGTGAGTTGGCTGCCGTCCGCCTCGCCGTCGGCGACACGGTCACGCGCGACTACCTGCGCAAGGAACTCGACGACCTGCTCGACGAGCTGGTGGAGCGCCTCCGCGTACGCGGCGAGGACCCTTCGGACGACGCGGCAGGCGACGCCAGGTCCCGCTGA